A single window of Prochlorothrix hollandica PCC 9006 = CALU 1027 DNA harbors:
- a CDS encoding NAD-dependent epimerase/dehydratase family protein → MRVLVIGGDGYCGWATALYLSNKGFEVGILDSLVRRHWDAELQVETLTPIAPIQTRLQRWKDLTGKTIDLFIGDINNYLFLVNSLQQFQPDAIVHFGEQRSAPFSMIDRDHAVLTQSNNVIGNLNLLYGIHEHCPDCHLVKLGTMGEYGTPNIDIEEGYITIEHNGRKDTLPYPKQPGSFYHLSKVHDSHNIHFACKIWGLRATDLNQGIVYGVLTEETGMDELLINRLDYDGVFGTALNRFCIQAAIGHPLTVYGTGGQTRALLDIRDTVRCIEIAINNPADKGEFRVFNQFTEMFSISGLADMVQKAGADLGLKVEVNNLENPRVELEEHYFNAKNTKLQDLGLVPHNLSDSLLDSLLNFATKYQSRVDQSQILPQVQWRK, encoded by the coding sequence ATGAGAGTCCTAGTTATTGGCGGTGACGGTTACTGCGGATGGGCCACAGCGCTATATTTATCAAATAAAGGGTTTGAGGTTGGCATTCTAGACAGCCTCGTTCGTCGGCATTGGGATGCAGAGTTGCAGGTGGAGACACTGACTCCCATCGCCCCCATTCAAACCCGTCTCCAGCGATGGAAGGATCTCACGGGCAAAACCATCGATCTCTTTATTGGAGATATCAACAATTATCTGTTCTTGGTTAATAGCCTGCAACAGTTTCAGCCCGATGCCATTGTTCACTTTGGGGAACAGCGATCGGCCCCCTTCTCCATGATCGATCGGGATCATGCGGTGCTAACCCAGTCCAATAACGTCATTGGCAACCTGAACCTCCTCTATGGGATTCATGAGCATTGCCCCGATTGCCACTTGGTGAAATTGGGAACCATGGGCGAGTATGGCACCCCCAACATCGATATTGAGGAAGGCTATATCACCATCGAACACAATGGTCGCAAAGATACCCTTCCCTATCCTAAGCAACCCGGTTCGTTCTACCACCTCAGTAAAGTTCACGACTCCCACAACATTCACTTTGCCTGCAAAATTTGGGGACTACGGGCCACGGATCTCAACCAAGGCATTGTCTACGGCGTGTTGACGGAAGAGACGGGCATGGACGAGCTATTGATTAACCGTTTGGACTATGACGGAGTCTTTGGCACCGCCCTCAACCGCTTCTGTATTCAGGCGGCCATCGGCCATCCCCTTACAGTGTACGGCACCGGTGGCCAAACCCGTGCCCTTTTGGATATTCGCGATACGGTGCGCTGTATTGAAATTGCGATTAATAATCCTGCTGACAAGGGTGAATTCCGCGTCTTTAACCAATTTACCGAAATGTTCAGTATTTCGGGATTGGCCGATATGGTGCAGAAAGCCGGCGCTGACTTGGGCCTGAAGGTGGAGGTGAACAACCTGGAGAATCCCCGCGTGGAGCTGGAAGAACACTATTTCAACGCCAAGAATACCAAGCTTCAGGATCTGGGGTTAGTGCCCCACAATCTCTCCGATTCCCTCCTGGATTCCCTCCTCAACTTTGCCACCAAGTACCAGAGTCGGGTAGACCAGTCCCAAATTCTGCCCCAGGTGCAGTGGCGCAAGTAG
- a CDS encoding vWA domain-containing protein, with product MQNRDYTLIIDKSGSMSVADQGGGLTRWQAAQESTLALARKCEQLDPDGITVYTFSSRFKRYDNVTAAKVEQIFLENDPVGRTDLAAVLQDATQNFLNRKNSPGWNKEGEIILVITDGEPDDQRAVIEVILQTTHRLDRDEELGISFIQVGNDPSARQFLKALDDQLEEVGAKFDICDTITMDDMADMSLVEVLMNAIED from the coding sequence ATGCAAAATCGCGACTATACCCTGATTATCGATAAAAGCGGCAGTATGTCCGTGGCCGATCAGGGGGGGGGCTTAACCCGGTGGCAAGCAGCCCAGGAGTCTACCCTGGCCCTGGCCCGCAAGTGTGAACAGTTAGATCCGGATGGCATTACGGTCTATACCTTTTCCTCCCGTTTCAAGCGCTATGACAATGTCACTGCCGCCAAGGTAGAGCAGATTTTTCTGGAAAATGATCCCGTAGGCCGCACGGATCTGGCAGCAGTTTTGCAGGATGCCACCCAAAATTTTCTGAACCGTAAAAATTCCCCCGGCTGGAATAAAGAAGGGGAAATCATTTTAGTGATTACCGATGGAGAACCCGATGATCAGCGGGCCGTCATTGAAGTTATTTTACAAACAACCCATCGCTTAGATCGGGATGAAGAGTTGGGAATTTCCTTTATTCAAGTGGGCAATGATCCCAGCGCCCGTCAATTCCTTAAAGCCTTAGATGACCAACTGGAAGAAGTGGGGGCTAAGTTTGATATTTGTGACACTATTACCATGGATGACATGGCAGATATGAGTTTAGTGGAAGTCCTCATGAATGCCATTGAGGATTAG
- a CDS encoding GAF domain-containing protein, which translates to MTSSAPKPQRDSDHSAQTTIDVTPIREGQSTPAPQQSSQLAPRPAAQSQGSGLATTKGNFSAFLAPLTQETFKEVVTDVEQKLKVVNQTLSMLELDTQSFEAILQEMLDAITVKTRELLGADRATIFLLDEDKNQLWSIVAEGDDGKPLELRIPADKGIAGEVATFKTVINLPYDFYDDPRSAFAQIQDKKNNYRTYSMLTLPLLSEDESLVAVVQLINKLKPNVGVDAPLADRVDTIGFLPDDEVVFDEFSPSIRLILESSRSFYVATQKQRAASALMDAIQSLSKSSLDLKDTLKQVMDEAKKLMHADRSTLWLLDDDRKDLWTKITLAHGEEREIRVPMGVGFAGRVAEQGETLNIGFDLYNHPLADNAKKTDQQTAYRTCSLLCMPVFNADHQLIGVTQLINKKKQGEFPPYDPETWPEPPECWKASFDRTDTEFMHAFNIQAGVALQNAKLFATVKQQEQMQRDILRSLSNAVISTNHEGNIIAANESARALLGRAADERLEDLSVRDLIHIKEGNFGKWLQAALEGTNSKDRQQYYPDQTLMSGPEEHSVHLSINSIANAADPTDVYGALVVMDDISDEKRLKSTMYRYMTQELAEELLRLGDTKLGGDRKEVSVLFSDIRGYTTLTESMEAEDVVGMLNEYFESMVDAVFQYKGTLDKYIGDAIMAVFGSPLPLLDHAWMSVQTAIEMRRRLVAFNAKRAETLHAPIRIGIGINSDSVISGNIGSSKRMEFTAIGDGVNLGSRLEGASKQYGCDIVISESTYLPCADRIWARELDYIKVKGKTQPVAVYELIGIRDGALADPLPDVTQQVMDHYAKGREHYLARKFPLAMGQFGQVLELVHDDKASALHLERCNYWLQNPPPEDWDGSWQMTQK; encoded by the coding sequence ATGACATCCTCAGCACCCAAGCCCCAACGAGACTCTGATCACAGCGCTCAGACGACGATCGATGTCACTCCCATCCGGGAAGGACAGTCTACTCCTGCGCCTCAGCAGTCCAGCCAGTTAGCTCCCCGTCCTGCGGCCCAGTCCCAGGGCAGTGGTTTAGCCACCACCAAAGGTAACTTTTCGGCCTTTCTTGCGCCCCTGACCCAGGAGACCTTTAAAGAGGTGGTCACGGACGTTGAGCAAAAGCTCAAGGTGGTCAACCAAACCTTGTCCATGCTGGAGCTGGACACCCAAAGTTTTGAGGCGATCTTGCAGGAGATGCTGGATGCCATCACGGTGAAAACCCGTGAGTTGTTGGGGGCCGATCGCGCCACTATTTTTTTGTTGGATGAGGACAAGAACCAGCTTTGGTCGATCGTGGCTGAGGGGGATGATGGTAAGCCGCTGGAATTGCGGATACCGGCGGATAAGGGCATTGCCGGGGAAGTGGCCACCTTTAAAACGGTGATTAATCTTCCCTATGATTTTTACGATGACCCGCGATCGGCCTTTGCCCAGATCCAGGACAAAAAGAATAACTATCGCACCTACTCCATGTTGACCTTGCCCCTCCTCAGCGAGGATGAGTCCCTGGTGGCGGTGGTGCAGCTTATTAATAAACTCAAGCCCAATGTGGGGGTTGATGCTCCCCTGGCCGATCGGGTGGATACCATTGGTTTTCTGCCAGACGATGAGGTGGTCTTTGATGAATTTTCCCCCTCCATTCGCCTGATCTTGGAAAGTTCCCGGTCTTTCTATGTGGCCACCCAGAAACAGCGGGCTGCATCGGCCTTGATGGATGCCATCCAGTCCCTCAGCAAGAGCAGCTTGGATCTGAAGGACACCCTGAAGCAGGTGATGGACGAGGCCAAAAAGTTAATGCACGCCGATCGCAGTACCCTGTGGTTGCTGGATGACGATCGCAAAGATCTCTGGACCAAAATCACCTTGGCCCATGGGGAAGAACGGGAAATCCGGGTTCCCATGGGGGTGGGCTTTGCGGGCCGGGTGGCGGAGCAGGGGGAAACCTTAAACATTGGCTTTGATCTCTATAACCATCCCCTGGCGGATAATGCCAAGAAAACAGACCAGCAGACTGCCTATCGCACCTGTAGTTTGCTGTGTATGCCGGTGTTCAATGCCGATCATCAGTTGATTGGGGTGACCCAGTTAATCAACAAAAAGAAACAGGGAGAATTTCCCCCCTATGACCCGGAGACGTGGCCGGAGCCGCCGGAATGCTGGAAAGCCAGCTTCGATCGCACCGACACGGAATTCATGCACGCCTTTAATATCCAGGCGGGTGTGGCCCTGCAAAATGCCAAGCTGTTTGCCACGGTCAAGCAACAGGAACAGATGCAGCGGGACATTCTGCGAAGCCTCTCCAATGCGGTGATTTCCACCAACCATGAGGGGAATATCATCGCGGCTAACGAAAGTGCCCGTGCTTTGTTGGGGCGGGCAGCGGATGAGCGCCTAGAGGACTTGTCGGTGCGGGATCTGATCCACATCAAGGAAGGGAACTTTGGCAAGTGGCTGCAAGCGGCTCTGGAGGGTACCAATAGTAAGGATCGCCAGCAATACTACCCCGATCAAACCCTGATGTCGGGTCCAGAGGAACACAGCGTTCATCTGTCCATCAACTCCATTGCCAATGCTGCGGATCCCACCGATGTCTATGGGGCGTTGGTGGTGATGGATGACATTAGCGATGAGAAGCGCCTCAAGAGCACCATGTATCGCTACATGACCCAGGAACTGGCGGAGGAACTCCTGCGCTTGGGGGATACGAAACTAGGGGGCGATCGCAAGGAAGTTTCAGTGCTATTTTCCGATATTCGGGGCTATACCACCCTGACAGAGAGCATGGAAGCGGAAGATGTGGTGGGGATGCTCAACGAGTATTTCGAGTCCATGGTGGATGCCGTGTTCCAATATAAAGGCACCTTGGACAAATACATCGGAGATGCCATTATGGCGGTGTTTGGGTCGCCCCTGCCCCTCCTGGATCATGCTTGGATGTCGGTGCAAACGGCGATCGAAATGCGTCGCCGCCTCGTTGCGTTCAACGCTAAACGGGCTGAAACCCTCCATGCCCCCATTCGCATTGGCATCGGCATTAACTCCGACAGTGTGATCAGTGGCAATATTGGTTCCAGTAAGCGCATGGAGTTTACGGCCATTGGCGACGGGGTGAACCTGGGTTCCCGGCTGGAGGGAGCCAGCAAGCAGTATGGCTGTGACATTGTTATTAGTGAGAGTACCTATCTCCCCTGTGCCGATCGCATCTGGGCGCGGGAACTGGACTACATTAAGGTCAAGGGCAAGACCCAACCGGTGGCGGTGTATGAATTAATCGGTATCCGTGACGGTGCCTTGGCGGATCCCCTGCCTGATGTCACCCAACAGGTGATGGATCACTATGCCAAGGGTCGGGAACATTATTTGGCTCGGAAGTTTCCCCTGGCTATGGGCCAATTTGGTCAGGTGCTGGAGTTAGTCCATGATGATAAAGCCTCAGCATTGCACCTAGAGCGCTGTAATTACTGGCTCCAAAACCCACCGCCAGAGGATTGGGATGGTTCCTGGCAAATGACCCAGAAATAG
- a CDS encoding glycosyltransferase, producing MKIALFTETFLPKVDGIVTRLRHTVEHLQRLGDQVMVFCPEGGLTDYKGAQIQGVTGFPLPLYPELKMALPRPAIGEALEAFQPDLIHVVNPAVLGLGGIYYAKAMQIPLMASYHTHLPKYLEHYNLGMLEGVLWELLKAMHNQASLNLCTSTAMVEELTSHGIERCDLWQRGVDTETFRPQLASREMRDRLSQGHPEDPLLIYVGRLSAEKQVDQIKGVLEAIPSARLALVGNGPHREELESHFAGTKTHFVGYLHGEDLGSAYASADAFMFPSRTETLGLVLLEAMAAGCPVIAANAGGIPDIVTDGDNGFLFDPQDDQGLVKATERLLANQIERERLRRNARQEAERWGWAAATRQLQGFYGQVLSQSLPTAA from the coding sequence ATGAAAATCGCGCTTTTCACCGAAACCTTTTTACCCAAAGTCGATGGGATTGTCACCCGTCTGCGCCACACCGTCGAGCATCTACAGCGCCTCGGGGATCAGGTGATGGTCTTTTGCCCAGAGGGGGGTTTGACGGACTATAAAGGGGCACAAATCCAAGGGGTGACGGGGTTTCCCCTACCCCTTTATCCAGAACTGAAAATGGCCCTGCCTCGGCCTGCCATTGGTGAAGCCCTCGAAGCCTTTCAGCCGGATCTGATCCATGTGGTCAACCCCGCAGTCTTGGGATTGGGGGGCATTTACTATGCCAAGGCCATGCAAATTCCCCTGATGGCCTCCTATCACACCCACCTGCCCAAGTATTTGGAGCACTATAACCTGGGAATGTTGGAGGGGGTGCTGTGGGAACTGCTGAAGGCCATGCATAACCAGGCCAGCCTCAACCTCTGTACCTCAACGGCCATGGTGGAAGAACTGACCAGCCACGGCATTGAGCGCTGCGATCTCTGGCAGCGGGGGGTGGATACGGAGACCTTTCGGCCCCAGTTGGCCAGCCGAGAGATGCGCGATCGCCTCAGCCAGGGTCATCCTGAGGATCCCCTGCTCATTTATGTGGGGCGACTGTCCGCCGAAAAACAGGTGGATCAGATCAAGGGGGTCTTGGAGGCAATTCCCAGCGCCCGTCTAGCGTTGGTGGGCAATGGTCCCCACCGGGAAGAACTGGAGTCCCATTTTGCAGGCACTAAAACCCACTTTGTGGGGTACCTCCATGGGGAAGACTTGGGTTCAGCCTATGCCTCTGCCGATGCCTTTATGTTCCCCTCCCGCACAGAAACCCTGGGTCTAGTGCTGTTGGAAGCTATGGCGGCAGGCTGCCCCGTGATTGCGGCCAATGCGGGGGGAATCCCTGACATTGTGACCGATGGGGATAATGGCTTTTTGTTTGATCCCCAGGATGATCAGGGCTTGGTTAAAGCCACAGAACGACTGTTGGCAAACCAAATTGAACGGGAACGGCTCCGGCGCAACGCCCGCCAGGAAGCGGAACGGTGGGGCTGGGCAGCGGCCACTCGCCAACTCCAGGGGTTTTATGGCCAAGTCCTGAGTCAGTCCTTGCCCACCGCCGCTTAA